From the Aquirufa lenticrescens genome, the window GTTAGGCATTTTTTCAAAGGCTAAAGCAAGCTACATAAAAGGTTTTAAATGCGTTATAACATAAATTATTTGCAAATAGGTAATTCCTTAAAATAGGCATTTGGGGTTAAATTTAGCGCATTTTTTATTGTATTAAGTTGATAAATTATCAGTAAACTGATAATCTCATTTTTCGATTAGGATTCCAATTAATTATTTTTAATACACTAAAAATGATCTGTTTTTTATTTGGTAACTTGCTGCTTAAATCTCGCACAATGAAAATTACCTACCTTGAAAATTATGCTGCTCTGAGTGAAAAAGCAGCCCATTTAATTGCATCAGAAGTAAAGCAAAATCCCGACTTGTTGTTTTGTGCAGCGACTGGAGGAAGTCCTACGGGGATGTATGCTGAAATGGCGAAGGAAAAAGCGCTTTATTCTCAGATGCAGGTAATTAAAATGGATGAATGGGGAATTATCCCGCTAAGTCATCCAGATTCGTGTGAAACCTATTTGAAAAAGCATTTATTAGGTCCTTTGGGAATATCAAATGACCGATACACCTCCTTCGATACAGCTCCTGAAGTAGTTGAATCAGAATGCAAACGCATAAGTAAATTTATTCAAGAGAATGGTCCTTTAGATATCTGTATTTTGGGTCTAGGAAAAAAT encodes:
- a CDS encoding 6-phosphogluconolactonase, with translation MKITYLENYAALSEKAAHLIASEVKQNPDLLFCAATGGSPTGMYAEMAKEKALYSQMQVIKMDEWGIIPLSHPDSCETYLKKHLLGPLGISNDRYTSFDTAPEVVESECKRISKFIQENGPLDICILGLGKNGHIAFNEPAETLNPDFHKAILAESTIAHDPALSAGNEPAYGLCVGMEGIMQSKKIIFLITGKGKQDAVKRIMERKIGTDCPASFLWMHPNVECLIDNSAV